The following proteins come from a genomic window of Nothobranchius furzeri strain GRZ-AD chromosome 1, NfurGRZ-RIMD1, whole genome shotgun sequence:
- the npas4a gene encoding neuronal PAS domain-containing protein 4A — MYRSTKGASKARRDQINAEIRNLKDLLPISEADKARLSYLHIMSLACMYTRKSVFFTQEAGAAASLEESASFLSFHELSELMQSLPGFLMLLTGEGKLLYLSDSVSEHLGHSMVDLVSQGDSVYDIIDNADHFIMRTNLSASTSLDMDRLFRCRFNTSKSVRRQSAGNKLVLIRARCLSAPSTTPTIGSYWTSNPVWVCFCSPLEPQSTRSSSGAERESASSPPLAETNLFLAYFHSQHDRDLRLQTAQNSVSAYLGFDVTALCSRSWYSLLHPQDLSHASAQHRSLLREGGEGRAEMVVRVQAQDLSWVWLYMVLQLQPGDIPISSNNYIISDSEAWSVRQQLSSEQTQLTLVLSAGSSQQENLSLQSPETLSSPDQVFTPGSSGLSAQSFDFSTAGCSVGSSDEPGSSVTEAMQLEGDPRSSISSLEEESYFQQPPAKTPSAASSPTPVTVETVADLDFLTQNILLPPSFQLEPPLPALPLPLPPVPTSQAQQSKEFVCTPPYTPQVVGANFPFNEPLFSFDPTGTTTPPLSATTATATTSLAPSESSTAPPTTAPSPSPPTILSAKLPLTLPTPSTDLLFSIEPCSGSLYEKLPPTPDSPGDGDCTVMTLPEVRGPLYVDVPLGPLQCPPEGLLTPEASPGKHLCLSFFSLDREKERAEISHLAQHISSLAEGFYLDPLLSKLSPSSSPPSPFLSPVVEPADSVHILREFYPIKAWRGLDIPIFLDDDESLFEESILETLLQDDFAPPQTSSLSSPSPLTSPVPDPCSPSSPQTPVCWHQPSQFEGVGHICSVQSAQRNSMAGCGTTVAAEAGMMVEGEGLMEEAMEIEMVSSPVSSYSSIPTSPPLVLTASLSPPISSPVASPTPAVSCTQSLLEELAVLEPMFGAGASIAPGLGQQPELYQLQCHPSPQCFHNDGSGSVPPF, encoded by the exons ATGTACCGATCAACGAAGGGAGCGTCCAAGGCTCGACGGGACCAGATCAACGCCGAGATCCGGAACCTGAAGGACTTGTTGCCCATCTCCGAGGCAGATAAAGCCAGGCTGTCATACCTGCACATCATGTCACTCGCTTGCATGTACACCAGGAAATCCGTCTTCTTCACTCAAG AAGCAGGAGCTGCTGCTAGTCTTGAGGAGAGCGCAAGTTTTCTGTCTTTTCACGAGCTGTCGGAGCTGATGCAGTCGCTGCCAGGCTTCCTGATGCTGCTCACGGGAGAAGGGAAGCTCCTCTACCTGTCAGACAGTGTCTCTGAGCACCTCGGACACTCCATG GTGGATCTCGTGTCACAAGGCGACAGTGTTTATGATATCATCGACAATGCAGACCACTTCATCATGAGGACCAACCTGTCAGCCTCTACATCACTTGATATGG ATCGTCTCTTCCGCTGTCGTTTTAACACCTCCAAGTCCGTGCGCAGGCAGAGTGCTGGGAACAAACTGGTTCTGATCCGAGCTCGCTGCCTCTCCGCTCCTTCCACGACCCCCACCATCGGGTCGTACTGGACCTCCAACCCCGTGTGGGTGTGTTTCTGCTCGCCCCTGGAGCCCCAGTCTACCCGCTCCAGCTCCGGGGCAGAGAGGGAGTCAGCATCCAGCCCTCCTCTGGCTGAAACCAACTTGTTCCTGGCTTATTTCCACTCTCAGCATGACCGCGACCTGAGACTGCAGACCGCTCAGAACAG TGTGAGCGCTTATCTGGGGTTTGATGTGACAGCTCTGTGCTCCCGCTCCTGGTACAGCCTCCTCCACCCACAGGATCTGTCACATGCCTCCGCTCAGCACCGTAGCCTCT tgagagaaggaggagaaggcagaGCTGAAATGGTGGTCCGTGTGCAGGCTCAGGATCTGTCCTGGGTTTGGCTCTACATGGTGCTCCAGCTGCAGCCTGGAGACATTCCCATCAGTAGCAACAACTACATCATCAG TGACTCTGAGGCGTGGTCAGTGCGACAGCAGCTCAGTTCAGAGCAGACCCAGCTAACCCTGGTTCTGAGTGCTGGTTCCTCTCAGCAGGAGAACCTGAGTCTGCAGTCTCCAGAGACCCTGTCCAGCCCAGACCAGGTGTTCACacctggcagcagtggcctgtcTGCCCAGTCCTTCGACTTCAGCACTGCTGGCTGCAGCGTCGGCTCCTCCGATGAACCTGGGAGCTCCGTTACTGAAGCCATGCAGCTGGAGGGTGACCCTCGCTCAAGCATCTCCTCTTTGGAGGAGGAGAGCTACTTCCAGCAACCTCCTGCAAAAACTCCCTCAGCGGCCTCCTCCCCCACTCCAGTCACTGTTGAAACAGTAGCAGActtagactttttaacacagaacaTTCTCCTGCCACCCTCCTTCCAGCTTGAACCCCCACTGCCAGCACTCCCCCTGCCTCTCCCCCCTGTTCccacctcacaagctcagcagtccAAAGAGTTTGTGTGCACTCCCCCCTACACCCCCCAGGTTGTTGGGGCCAACTTCCCATTCAACGAACCCCTCTTCAGCTTTGACCCAACTGGAACGACCACACCTCCACTCTCTGCAACAACAGCCACTGCCACCACCTCCTTGGCTCCATCAGAATCATCCACCGCCCCACCCACCACAGCCCCCAGCCCCTCTCCTCCCACCATCCTCTCTGCCAAACTCCCTCTCACTCTCCCTACCCCATCGACTGACCTCCTCTTTTCCATCGAGCCTTGCAGTGGTTCCCTTTACGAGAAACTCCCTCCCACACCCGACAGCCCCGGAGATGGCGACTGTACAGTGATGACCCTGCCTGAGGTACGGGGTCCGCTGTATGTAGACGTACCACTGGGACCCCTCCAATGTCCCCCCGAGGGCCTCCTCACCCCTGAGGCATCACCTGGTAAACATCTCTGTCTCTCATTCTTTTCCCTTGATAGGGAAAAGGAAAGAGCAGAAATATCCCACCTAGCTCAACACATCAGCTCACTGGCTGAGGGATTCTACCTGGATCCACTCTTGTCCAAactctccccctcctcctctccaccctccccctTCCTGTCTCCAGTTGTGGAACCTGCTGATTCAGTTCACATTCTGAGGGAGTTTTATCCCATCAAAGCATGGAGGGGGCTGGACATCCCCATCTTCCTTGATGACGACGAATCTCTGTTTGAAGAGAGCATCCTAGAAACCCTTCTGCAAGACGACTTTGCTCCTCCCCAAACGTCCAGCCTCTCCTCCCCATCCCCTCTGACCTCCCCTGTGCCTGATCCCTGCAGCCCATCCTCTCCTCAAACCCCAGTATGCTGGCACCAACCCTCCCAGTTTGAGGGAGTGGGCCACATCTGTAGCGTCCAATCGGCGCAACGTAACTCGATGGCTGGGTGCGGGACGACTGTGGCAGCTGAGGCCGGGATGATGGTGGAAGGGGAAGGGCTAATGGAGGAAGCAATGGAGATCGAGATGGTGTCATCTCCTGTGTCCTCCTACTCCTCCATCCCAACTTCCCCTCCCCTTGTCCTCACTGCCTCCCTGAGTCCTCCCATCTCCTCGCCCGTCGCCTCGCCCACGCCCGCCGTGTCTTGCACTCAGTCCCTCCTGGAGGAACTGGCCGTCCTGGAACCCATGTTTGGGGCAGGTGCCTCGATCGCCCCTGGCTTAGGGCAACAACCTGAGTTGTATCAACTCCAATGTCATCCATCGCCACAGTGCTTCCACAATG ATGGGAGTGGAAGTGTTCCTCCGTTCTAA